From the genome of Pelagicoccus sp. SDUM812003, one region includes:
- a CDS encoding SelT/SelW/SelH family protein, whose translation MSDHRKPRVSILYCSQCNWMLRAAWLAQELLNTFGQDLGEVALQPGTGGIMEIRLDDELIFSRKEMGRFPESKELKQLVRDRIDPNRPLGHSDRK comes from the coding sequence ATGTCCGATCATAGAAAACCTCGTGTATCCATTCTCTACTGCAGCCAGTGCAACTGGATGCTGAGAGCAGCCTGGCTCGCCCAAGAGCTGCTCAATACCTTCGGCCAAGACCTCGGCGAAGTCGCCCTGCAGCCGGGCACCGGCGGCATCATGGAAATCCGACTCGACGACGAACTGATCTTCTCGCGCAAGGAAATGGGCCGCTTCCCCGAATCCAAGGAACTCAAGCAACTCGTGCGCGACCGCATCGATCCCAACCGCCCGCTCGGACATAGCGATCGTAAGTAG
- a CDS encoding TlpA disulfide reductase family protein, with protein MKHSKARRATLVFLFTLTALVPCVSWGQSEASLKEQHDALIATARDESADYASAVEEAREAGMSSSWLLEADIVRALSTGDVEGILGLLPRLDAVGDDFRYGVGREFISAQQLSGFADTLRCVVAYREEDMERFERFAVESFRKAPGFNQAFGIGNLLSQYRHQQAREEAMADFRIPMDMVLANVEGESKTLAEWVGDDKALLLDFWASWCGPCIRLMPSLREKSAALSEQGIFVAGVNTDESEQLEKATKVREQRQMESVPWLLDRNGGDLSMMLMIDSIPRMVLVDPEGRVLYNGHPSDPKLGDALAKLDVSLPEEH; from the coding sequence ATGAAGCACTCCAAAGCTCGACGAGCCACACTCGTTTTTCTTTTCACGCTCACCGCCTTGGTGCCCTGCGTTTCGTGGGGTCAGTCGGAAGCCAGTCTTAAAGAGCAGCACGATGCTCTGATCGCTACGGCCCGCGACGAAAGCGCGGACTACGCAAGCGCGGTGGAGGAGGCTCGCGAGGCGGGCATGTCGTCTAGCTGGCTGTTGGAGGCGGACATCGTGCGAGCCCTTTCCACCGGTGACGTGGAGGGAATCCTCGGGCTATTGCCTCGGCTTGACGCGGTGGGCGACGACTTTCGCTACGGGGTCGGACGCGAGTTCATTTCAGCGCAGCAGCTTTCCGGATTCGCGGACACGCTTCGCTGCGTGGTGGCGTATCGCGAGGAGGACATGGAGCGATTCGAGCGCTTTGCGGTGGAATCGTTTCGCAAGGCGCCGGGCTTCAATCAGGCCTTCGGTATCGGCAATCTCCTGAGTCAGTATCGCCACCAGCAGGCCCGCGAGGAAGCGATGGCGGATTTTCGCATCCCGATGGACATGGTGTTGGCGAATGTGGAGGGCGAGAGCAAGACCTTGGCGGAGTGGGTTGGTGACGACAAGGCGCTGCTGCTGGATTTTTGGGCGAGCTGGTGCGGCCCTTGCATTCGCTTGATGCCGAGCCTTCGCGAAAAGTCGGCGGCTCTATCCGAGCAGGGTATTTTCGTGGCGGGCGTGAATACGGACGAGTCGGAGCAGCTGGAGAAAGCGACTAAGGTTCGCGAGCAGCGTCAGATGGAGTCGGTTCCCTGGCTGCTGGATCGCAACGGAGGCGACCTGAGCATGATGCTGATGATCGACTCCATCCCGCGCATGGTGCTGGTCGATCCGGAAGGTCGGGTTTTGTACAACGGGCATCCTTCCGATCCGAAGCTGGGCGACGCTTTGGCCAAACTGGACGTAAGCTTGCCGGAAGAGCACTAG
- the dusB gene encoding tRNA dihydrouridine synthase DusB: MKIGNLELESNLCLSPLAGYTNLPFRLTAKTLGGLGLVTTDLVNARSLLEGRPVAYKMIATDAREQPMAVQLFGGVPEEMRDAAVIAEEHGAKSVDINMGCPVKKVVKTGSGSSLMRDQDKTRELVRGMIEAIKIPVTAKMRLGWDAENITAPDLAKSLEDIGVSAIFIHGRTRAQGFSGGVDLEGIRKVKEAVKSIPVIGNGDVTTAEAARVMLERTGCDGVSIGRGAFYNPWIFKQTKHYLETGELLADPSFEERVDLMRLHLERMIEFYGEVKGCIQFRKVAVWYAKRFGPSKYFKDRVVRVESMEHFEEILEGYREWRLRFCDENGELQDRYKPAAQYSSITDGAPEVSDAIKVPKGPVSNW, translated from the coding sequence ATGAAAATCGGAAATCTTGAGCTCGAGTCGAACCTTTGCCTGTCGCCCTTGGCGGGATATACCAATCTGCCGTTTCGCCTAACCGCGAAGACGCTGGGGGGACTGGGGCTGGTGACGACCGATCTGGTCAACGCTCGCTCCCTGCTGGAGGGACGTCCGGTGGCGTACAAGATGATAGCGACCGACGCTCGCGAGCAACCCATGGCGGTGCAGCTATTTGGCGGGGTGCCGGAGGAAATGCGCGACGCGGCGGTGATTGCCGAAGAGCATGGGGCTAAGTCGGTGGACATCAACATGGGCTGTCCGGTGAAGAAAGTGGTGAAAACTGGCAGCGGCTCGTCGCTGATGCGCGATCAGGATAAAACGCGGGAATTGGTGCGCGGGATGATTGAAGCAATCAAAATCCCGGTGACCGCCAAAATGCGACTCGGTTGGGACGCGGAAAACATCACGGCGCCCGATCTGGCGAAGTCGTTGGAGGACATCGGCGTTTCGGCTATTTTCATCCACGGGCGCACGCGTGCTCAGGGCTTTTCTGGCGGGGTGGACCTGGAGGGCATTCGCAAAGTGAAGGAGGCGGTGAAGAGTATCCCGGTGATTGGCAATGGCGATGTGACCACGGCGGAAGCGGCTCGCGTGATGTTGGAGCGCACCGGTTGCGATGGCGTGAGCATTGGCCGTGGAGCGTTCTACAACCCGTGGATTTTCAAGCAGACCAAGCACTATCTGGAGACCGGCGAGCTGCTGGCTGACCCGAGCTTCGAGGAGCGGGTGGATTTGATGCGTTTGCACCTCGAGCGCATGATCGAGTTTTATGGTGAGGTGAAAGGCTGCATCCAATTTCGCAAGGTGGCGGTCTGGTATGCCAAGCGATTTGGGCCGTCCAAGTACTTCAAGGATCGCGTGGTCCGGGTGGAAAGCATGGAGCATTTCGAGGAGATTCTCGAAGGCTACCGCGAGTGGCGCCTGCGTTTTTGCGATGAGAATGGGGAGCTGCAGGACCGCTACAAACCCGCGGCCCAGTACTCGTCGATCACCGACGGCGCCCCGGAAGTCAGCGACGCCATCAAGGTCCCTAAGGGTCCGGTGTCGAATTGGTAG
- the priA gene encoding primosomal protein N' gives MNLDDTVVCVWLVAGFDKPLHYRVPASMREMAKPGVLARVPLGRRQSIGLIVEAGCEPDLPLMNLKLVMDLVFPTPIMTPPLLRLAAWLRQYYGASIQNVLETMIPGPVRQGMRAKMEKWVSAAEKLDAEGLASLRKRAPKQAELYEFIAQQFRPQKKSLVLNRLGSSPAAYKALLDKGLIKEEQREVERVAYDDELGNVEYASKQEIVLNDEQQTAYESVAQSLDTGSFVTHLLFGVTGSGKTEVYIAAMEKALKAGRSVLFLVPEVALTPQTVGRLRSRFSDQDDVHAVVWHSSLSDGERLDAWMALADGSAKVVVGARSAVFAPMPNLGLVIVDEEHEPAFKQDETPRYHGRDVAVYRAFLENVVCVLGSATPSLETYRNVKRGKYKVDRLTKRIDDRQLPMMHVVDMRTEMMRTRKPTTLSSLLAEKLRDRWEKGEQSILFINRRGYNSTMLCPECGHVEECKHCSVPMTFHRSDNTLKCHLCGHEADVPWRCPSCNSEQFRGKGSGTQRIEDVVQKVLPKARIVRIDTDTMGRKHLFREILGGFRKGKIDVLVGTQMIAKGLDFPNVTLVGMVDADLSLHVPDFRANERTFQLLVQVSGRAGRGDLAGEVVVQTYTPHAEPIQFARRGEVDTFLDIEFESREQFQYPPFRHLVRQVFRSRNADKAMFFAEQFARKVEARMAGKVELRGPTPCSIEKMKDHYRYHIWYFTQNVSGLMRELKAIEAEVPVPKDVIYIFDVDPMSVS, from the coding sequence ATGAATCTGGACGACACAGTGGTGTGCGTCTGGCTGGTGGCGGGGTTCGACAAGCCGCTGCACTATCGCGTGCCAGCCTCGATGAGGGAGATGGCTAAGCCAGGCGTGTTAGCGCGCGTGCCCTTGGGGCGCCGCCAGAGCATCGGACTGATCGTAGAGGCGGGTTGCGAGCCGGATCTGCCGCTGATGAACCTAAAACTGGTGATGGATCTGGTTTTTCCGACCCCGATCATGACGCCACCTTTGCTGCGTTTGGCCGCCTGGTTGCGGCAGTACTACGGAGCCAGCATTCAGAATGTATTGGAAACGATGATACCAGGCCCAGTCCGTCAAGGGATGCGGGCCAAGATGGAAAAATGGGTCTCCGCGGCGGAAAAACTGGATGCGGAAGGCCTTGCCTCTCTGCGTAAACGCGCTCCTAAGCAGGCGGAGCTCTACGAGTTCATCGCCCAGCAGTTTCGTCCTCAAAAGAAAAGCCTGGTTCTTAATCGCCTCGGCTCCTCGCCCGCTGCGTACAAAGCCCTACTCGACAAAGGGCTGATAAAGGAGGAACAGCGCGAGGTGGAGCGCGTGGCTTACGATGACGAGCTCGGAAATGTGGAGTACGCGTCGAAACAGGAGATCGTGCTCAACGACGAGCAACAGACGGCTTACGAGAGCGTTGCCCAAAGTTTGGATACGGGGAGCTTTGTGACTCATTTGCTCTTCGGAGTGACTGGTTCTGGTAAGACAGAGGTCTACATCGCCGCGATGGAAAAGGCGCTCAAGGCAGGGAGAAGCGTGCTGTTTCTAGTACCGGAAGTCGCGTTGACACCGCAGACTGTGGGCCGTTTACGTTCGCGTTTTTCCGACCAGGACGACGTTCACGCGGTGGTCTGGCATAGCAGCCTATCCGACGGGGAGCGGCTTGATGCGTGGATGGCTCTGGCGGATGGCTCGGCCAAGGTGGTGGTTGGCGCACGATCGGCGGTCTTCGCTCCCATGCCAAATTTGGGCCTCGTCATCGTTGACGAAGAGCATGAACCTGCCTTCAAGCAGGATGAAACGCCGCGCTACCACGGTCGCGACGTGGCGGTCTATCGAGCGTTTTTGGAAAACGTGGTTTGCGTGCTCGGGAGCGCGACCCCCTCCTTGGAAACCTACCGAAACGTGAAACGCGGCAAGTACAAGGTCGACCGACTCACCAAACGTATCGACGATCGGCAACTCCCCATGATGCATGTGGTGGACATGCGGACCGAGATGATGCGTACTCGAAAACCGACTACGCTCTCGTCGCTGCTTGCTGAAAAGCTTCGCGACCGTTGGGAAAAGGGGGAACAGAGCATCCTCTTTATCAATCGTCGCGGCTACAATTCCACCATGCTCTGTCCGGAATGCGGTCACGTGGAAGAGTGCAAGCACTGTAGCGTGCCTATGACCTTTCACCGAAGCGACAACACCCTCAAGTGCCACCTCTGTGGTCACGAAGCGGATGTGCCATGGCGTTGTCCCTCCTGCAATAGCGAACAGTTTCGCGGCAAGGGAAGCGGAACGCAGCGCATCGAGGACGTGGTGCAAAAGGTTCTGCCCAAAGCGCGTATCGTAAGAATCGATACGGACACCATGGGGCGGAAACATCTCTTTCGCGAGATCCTAGGAGGCTTTCGAAAAGGCAAAATCGATGTGCTGGTTGGCACGCAGATGATCGCCAAGGGCTTGGATTTTCCCAATGTGACTTTGGTCGGCATGGTGGACGCGGACCTTTCTCTGCATGTGCCGGACTTTCGGGCCAACGAGCGAACCTTTCAGCTTTTGGTACAAGTGTCTGGACGAGCAGGAAGAGGGGACTTGGCGGGCGAAGTGGTAGTGCAAACCTACACGCCGCATGCGGAGCCGATACAATTCGCGCGTCGCGGCGAAGTGGATACGTTTCTCGATATCGAATTCGAGTCGCGCGAGCAGTTTCAATATCCGCCCTTTCGGCACCTGGTGCGACAGGTCTTCCGCAGCCGGAACGCGGATAAGGCCATGTTCTTCGCTGAGCAATTCGCTCGCAAGGTTGAGGCGCGAATGGCCGGAAAGGTGGAGCTACGCGGCCCGACGCCCTGTTCCATCGAGAAGATGAAAGACCACTACCGCTATCACATCTGGTACTTTACCCAGAACGTAAGCGGCTTGATGCGGGAGCTGAAGGCGATCGAGGCGGAAGTCCCGGTGCCAAAAGATGTGATCTACATCTTCGACGTCGACCCCATGTCGGTCAGCTAA
- a CDS encoding chemotaxis protein CheA yields MAWSPDEITKFEDIASKLTSESHLAKPETDNGLIPIFSLVNEITWSLPQDEHLTEAVVAIQEMLQPMLDEATLFDAATIEAMQSFAKWCCDSVDKLRNEQPLTSYLATDDETPAVAEPIEQETAEAEAAPTKLPGFGDIDFSTALEQEPAKPAFSCDDDFSDIDFEKPEETPAPTGEADSIELTPVSEEAGLDDIQLTPLEKNPGAEEQVSAPEAVELTPVADEPTNDSFVLNELNDNWPLHLVESFSKIAQQFSAELLLASKDSDEGMLPVYSLLKDLDSEFDSKEIVQEAVTPVLDKMDTLLDTASAYDEYAIQILTEFNVWLETALAEINAGRDPQPFTPSPEADPLPETADSTSDDLPEDDGLLAEFAQYDIVMDLNMEENEELLQEFHTEAVDHLGQIESAVLELEQDVTSRDAINSMFRSFHTIKGVAGFLNLVPVNRLAHEVESLMDLVRNDKLDVFTGIIDLVLAAKDTITQLIDQITQALANGTLPSQVIPVSELMARARWAMEGPEHYVKMTGDSNAASSNAAAKEDASPAKSAIAADESAEDSSPEEASQAEAPAQDSKIASAAKRKAAENATIRVNTWKLDNLMDMVGELVIVQSQLLESSRGENASDGNSVFQRNMSQLTRITKELQHTSMALRMIPVKQTFQKMGRIVRDIGAKCGKKVRFETFGEDTELDRNVVEEIGDPLVHMVRNALDHGLEATSDDRVAAGKDETGTISLKAYHQGSNIVIELTDDGRGIDPEKVLKKAIANGIVDEGDQLPKEEIYKLIFAPGFSTAEKITDISGRGVGMDVVRKNIEKLRGKVEIESELGKGSTFRILLPLTMAIVDGLVVKVGEDRFILPTTSVKVALRPDETVLAKIQGNQEILNIRGKVIPLFRLHQHFAIPGAISNPKDATVVVVETGGKPCGLLVDDMVSKQEVVIKSLGGMMQGIPGVSGGAILGDGTIALILDPASLINVA; encoded by the coding sequence ATGGCGTGGTCACCAGACGAAATCACTAAATTCGAGGATATCGCTTCGAAGCTCACCTCCGAATCGCACCTTGCCAAGCCCGAGACAGACAACGGGCTCATCCCCATTTTCAGCCTCGTCAACGAGATTACCTGGTCCTTGCCGCAGGACGAGCACCTCACCGAAGCCGTGGTCGCCATCCAGGAAATGCTGCAGCCAATGCTCGACGAAGCCACCCTCTTCGACGCGGCTACGATCGAAGCCATGCAGAGCTTCGCCAAGTGGTGCTGCGATAGTGTGGACAAGCTGAGAAACGAGCAGCCGCTCACCTCCTATCTCGCCACCGACGACGAGACGCCCGCCGTCGCGGAGCCCATCGAGCAGGAAACCGCCGAAGCGGAAGCGGCCCCTACCAAACTGCCTGGCTTCGGCGATATCGATTTTTCAACCGCTTTGGAACAGGAGCCAGCCAAACCTGCCTTCAGCTGCGACGACGACTTTTCCGACATCGATTTCGAAAAGCCGGAGGAGACGCCAGCGCCTACCGGCGAGGCAGATTCCATCGAGCTCACTCCCGTCAGTGAAGAGGCTGGCCTGGACGATATCCAGCTCACCCCGCTGGAAAAAAATCCCGGAGCCGAAGAGCAGGTTTCAGCGCCCGAAGCCGTGGAGCTCACACCTGTCGCGGACGAACCGACGAACGACAGTTTCGTTCTCAACGAGCTCAACGACAACTGGCCGCTCCACCTGGTGGAGAGTTTTTCCAAGATCGCCCAACAGTTTTCCGCCGAGCTGCTGCTAGCCAGCAAGGACAGCGACGAGGGCATGCTCCCGGTCTACTCGCTTCTCAAGGACCTCGATTCCGAATTCGACTCCAAAGAGATCGTGCAGGAAGCCGTCACGCCCGTGCTGGACAAGATGGACACCCTGCTCGACACCGCCTCGGCCTACGACGAGTACGCCATCCAGATCCTCACCGAATTCAATGTCTGGCTGGAAACCGCTCTGGCGGAGATCAACGCCGGTCGCGATCCCCAGCCATTCACCCCATCTCCGGAAGCCGATCCCCTTCCGGAAACCGCAGACTCCACCTCCGACGACCTTCCGGAAGACGACGGCCTGCTGGCCGAGTTCGCCCAGTACGACATCGTCATGGACCTCAATATGGAGGAAAACGAGGAGCTGCTGCAGGAATTTCATACCGAAGCCGTCGATCACCTCGGCCAGATCGAGTCCGCCGTCCTGGAGCTCGAGCAAGACGTCACCTCCCGCGACGCCATCAACTCGATGTTCCGTTCCTTCCACACCATCAAAGGCGTCGCCGGCTTCCTCAACCTGGTCCCCGTCAACCGCCTCGCTCACGAAGTCGAGTCGTTGATGGACCTGGTGCGCAACGACAAGCTGGACGTCTTCACCGGCATCATCGACCTCGTCCTGGCCGCCAAGGACACCATCACTCAGCTGATCGACCAGATCACCCAGGCCCTCGCCAATGGCACCCTGCCGAGCCAGGTCATTCCCGTGAGCGAACTCATGGCCCGCGCCCGCTGGGCAATGGAAGGCCCCGAGCACTACGTGAAGATGACCGGCGACAGCAACGCCGCGTCGAGCAACGCTGCCGCCAAGGAAGACGCGTCCCCTGCTAAATCCGCTATCGCTGCCGACGAATCAGCCGAGGACTCCTCTCCTGAGGAAGCTTCGCAAGCCGAAGCTCCGGCCCAAGATTCCAAGATCGCATCCGCCGCCAAGCGCAAGGCCGCCGAAAACGCCACTATCCGCGTCAACACTTGGAAGCTGGACAACCTAATGGACATGGTGGGCGAGCTAGTCATCGTGCAAAGCCAGCTCTTGGAAAGCTCCCGCGGCGAAAACGCCTCCGACGGGAACTCCGTTTTCCAACGCAACATGTCGCAGTTGACGCGCATCACCAAGGAACTGCAGCACACCTCCATGGCGCTGCGCATGATTCCGGTGAAACAGACCTTCCAAAAGATGGGCCGCATCGTGCGCGACATCGGCGCCAAGTGTGGCAAGAAGGTTCGCTTCGAAACCTTCGGCGAGGACACCGAACTGGACCGCAACGTGGTCGAGGAAATCGGCGATCCGCTGGTTCACATGGTCCGAAACGCTCTGGACCACGGCCTCGAAGCCACCTCCGACGATCGCGTGGCCGCCGGCAAGGACGAGACCGGTACCATCTCCCTCAAGGCCTATCACCAAGGCTCGAACATCGTGATCGAGCTCACCGACGACGGACGCGGTATCGACCCGGAAAAGGTGCTCAAGAAGGCTATTGCCAATGGCATCGTCGACGAAGGCGACCAGCTCCCGAAGGAGGAGATCTACAAACTCATTTTCGCCCCAGGCTTCTCCACTGCGGAGAAGATCACCGACATCTCCGGACGCGGCGTGGGCATGGACGTGGTTCGCAAGAACATCGAGAAGCTGCGCGGCAAGGTCGAAATCGAGTCCGAACTGGGCAAAGGTTCCACCTTCCGCATCCTGCTCCCGCTCACCATGGCTATCGTCGACGGCCTAGTGGTCAAAGTGGGCGAAGACCGCTTCATTCTGCCGACCACCTCCGTCAAGGTCGCCCTCCGCCCGGACGAAACCGTGCTGGCGAAAATCCAAGGCAACCAGGAGATTCTCAACATCCGCGGCAAGGTCATTCCCCTGTTCCGCTTGCACCAGCACTTCGCCATCCCCGGCGCCATCTCCAATCCGAAGGATGCGACGGTCGTAGTGGTGGAAACCGGTGGTAAGCCCTGCGGCCTGCTGGTGGACGACATGGTCTCCAAACAGGAAGTGGTCATCAAGTCGCTCGGTGGCATGATGCAAGGCATTCCGGGAGTCTCTGGCGGCGCCATCCTGGGCGACGGCACCATTGCCCTCATCCTCGATCCCGCGTCGCTGATCAACGTAGCGTAA
- the recQ gene encoding DNA helicase RecQ, whose product MVASLSPIPSSAIDRVTTDTRNAALDALKRYFGHDSFRPLQEAIISDALAGRDVFALLPTGGGKSLCYQLPAVLSDGLTVVISPLIALMKDQVDGLTENGVAATFLNSSLARDEARKRYAKLFAGDYKVLYVAPERLMLSGFLDDLRQWNTCRFAVDEAHCISEWGHDFRPEYRQLAELRRRFPDTPFMALTATATERVRSDIVKQLNLRDPTDYVASFNRPNLAYRVEPKQAVFRQIQKFVNARPYESGIIYCYSRKSAEQTADRLRQEGVEALPYHAGMTPLQRSKNQEAFIRDEVKVICATIAFGMGIDKPNVRYVIHQDIPKNIEGYYQETGRAGRDGLPSECVLYFSPGDVAKQLQFIADKSDPQEREVANDQLRKMVHYAESSHCRREVLLDYFSEKWPEDNCGNCDNCNQPKETFDGTVAAQKFMSCIFRVQKASGFGVGINHIVDVLLGSRNEKVLKWGHDRLSTYDIGGEHKRAEWQYFGRELIRRDFVFQDSEAYGALSLTAKGVAALRDRTPITLTKLPVSDNALQRDRQRSSGGIECDEDLFAILRSLRKELADEQGVPPYIVFSDVSLREMARYFPTNEEKFSEISGVGYKKLEAYGDAFIEAITEYIIANPDARDEWS is encoded by the coding sequence ATGGTGGCTTCCCTATCTCCCATTCCCTCAAGCGCCATCGATAGAGTGACCACCGATACCAGAAACGCCGCCCTCGACGCCCTGAAACGCTACTTCGGGCACGATTCCTTCCGTCCCTTACAAGAAGCCATCATCTCCGACGCCTTGGCGGGACGCGACGTTTTCGCCCTGCTTCCCACCGGGGGCGGCAAGTCCCTCTGCTACCAGCTTCCCGCGGTTCTCTCCGACGGGCTCACCGTAGTCATTTCACCGCTCATCGCCTTGATGAAGGATCAAGTCGACGGCTTGACCGAAAACGGGGTGGCCGCCACTTTCCTGAATTCATCGCTGGCCAGGGACGAAGCTCGCAAACGCTACGCCAAACTCTTCGCCGGCGACTACAAGGTGCTCTACGTCGCCCCTGAGCGCCTGATGCTCTCCGGATTTCTCGACGATCTGAGACAGTGGAACACCTGCCGATTCGCGGTCGATGAGGCCCATTGCATTTCCGAATGGGGCCATGACTTTCGTCCGGAGTACCGACAGCTCGCGGAGCTGCGTCGCCGTTTTCCGGATACACCCTTCATGGCCCTCACCGCCACCGCCACCGAGCGCGTGCGCAGCGACATCGTCAAACAGCTAAACCTTCGCGACCCGACCGACTACGTCGCCTCCTTCAATCGCCCCAACCTCGCATACCGCGTCGAGCCTAAACAGGCGGTGTTCCGGCAAATCCAAAAGTTCGTAAACGCTCGTCCCTACGAGTCCGGCATCATCTATTGCTACTCGCGAAAATCCGCTGAACAAACCGCGGACCGCCTCCGTCAGGAAGGCGTGGAAGCGCTTCCATACCACGCGGGCATGACGCCTCTCCAGCGTTCCAAAAACCAGGAAGCCTTCATCCGCGACGAGGTTAAGGTCATCTGCGCCACCATCGCTTTCGGCATGGGGATCGACAAGCCGAACGTGCGCTACGTCATCCATCAGGACATTCCAAAAAACATCGAAGGCTACTACCAGGAAACGGGACGGGCAGGTCGCGATGGTCTGCCATCGGAGTGCGTGCTCTACTTTTCGCCAGGCGATGTGGCGAAACAGCTGCAGTTCATCGCCGACAAATCGGATCCTCAGGAACGCGAAGTAGCCAACGATCAACTACGCAAAATGGTGCACTACGCGGAATCTTCCCACTGTCGCCGCGAAGTGCTGCTCGACTACTTTTCCGAAAAATGGCCCGAAGACAATTGCGGCAATTGCGACAACTGCAACCAGCCCAAGGAAACCTTCGACGGCACCGTGGCCGCTCAGAAATTCATGTCCTGCATCTTCCGTGTGCAGAAAGCGTCCGGCTTCGGGGTCGGCATCAACCACATCGTAGATGTCCTGCTCGGTTCGCGAAACGAAAAAGTGCTCAAATGGGGGCACGACCGGCTCTCCACCTACGACATCGGCGGCGAGCACAAACGGGCGGAGTGGCAGTACTTCGGGCGGGAGCTCATCCGCCGCGACTTCGTGTTTCAGGACTCCGAAGCGTACGGCGCCCTTTCCCTGACCGCTAAAGGCGTAGCCGCCCTGCGCGACCGAACGCCCATCACGCTCACCAAGCTTCCGGTATCCGACAACGCCCTACAACGCGATCGCCAGCGCTCCTCGGGCGGCATCGAGTGCGACGAGGACCTCTTCGCTATCCTGCGCTCGCTGCGCAAGGAGCTAGCCGACGAGCAAGGCGTGCCGCCCTACATCGTTTTCTCCGACGTCTCGCTGCGCGAAATGGCCCGCTACTTCCCCACCAACGAAGAGAAGTTCAGCGAGATCTCCGGAGTCGGCTACAAGAAACTAGAAGCCTATGGCGACGCCTTCATCGAAGCCATCACCGAGTACATCATCGCCAATCCCGACGCCCGCGACGAGTGGAGCTAA